A single Muntiacus reevesi chromosome 9, mMunRee1.1, whole genome shotgun sequence DNA region contains:
- the LOC136175570 gene encoding olfactory receptor 8H1-like codes for MGRRNITHVSDFILMGLTDSEEIQLVLFTLFLLIYLITVLGNVGMILIIRLDPQLHTPMYFFLSHLSFLDLSYSSVIAPKTLDNLLTSTKNISYLNCFIQMSCFIFLGGTECFLLSSMAYDRYVAICNPLHYPIVMYTRRCCSLVFGCYLIGFMDSFVNGLCMSRLHFCKSNIIFHFFCDLPPILALSCTDTHAIEIIISTFAGSSLVLSLITIAVSYVSILSTILKVTSTSSKQKAFSTCASHLLGVTLFYGTMIFTYLEPSKSYSLGKDQVASVFYTIVIPMLNPLIYSLRNKEVKNAVSRVMQKIK; via the coding sequence ATGGGCAGAAGGAATATCACACATGTGTCTGACTTCATCCTCATGGGACTGACAGACTCGGAAGAGATCCAGCTGGTCCTCTTCACCCTCTTTCTCCTGATATACCTGATCACTGTGCTGGGCAATGTGGGGATGATCCTGATAATCCGCCTGGACCCCCAgcttcacacacccatgtactttttcctcagtcACTTGTCATTTCTTGACCTCAGTTATTCAAGTGTCATCGCCCCTAAAACCTTAGACAACTTACTGACTTCCACCAAGAACATTTCATACCTGAACTGCTTCATCCAGATGAGTTGCTTTATATTCTTGGGTGGGACTGAatgtttccttctctcctccatgGCCTATGATCGCTATGTAGCCATCTGCAACCCTCTGCATTACCCGATTGTCATGTACACCAGACGCTGCTGCTCCCTAGTATTTGGATGTTACTTGATTGGCTTTATGGACTCTTTTGTTAATGGACTTTGCATGAGCAGATTGCATTTCTGCAAATCCAATATaatctttcactttttctgtgatctaCCCCCAATTTTAGCCTTGTCCTGCACGGACACACATGCCATAGAAATCATCATATCCACTTTTGCTGGCTCCAGTCTAGTGCTGTCTCTTATTACAATAGCGGTGTCCTATGTCTCCATCCTATCTACTATCCTGAAAGTCACTTCCACTTCTAGTAAGCAAAAAGCTTTCTCTACTTGTGCATCACATCTTCTGGGGGTCACTCTCTTTTATGGCACTATGATTTTTACTTACTTAGAACCAAGTAAGTCCTACTCCTTGGGAAAGGATCAAGTGGCTTCCGTATTTTATACCATTGTCATCCCCATGCTTAATCCCCTCATATATAGTCTTCGAAACAAGGAGGTAAAAAATGCTGTCAGTAGAGTCATGCAgaagataaag